Genomic window (Candidatus Cloacimonadota bacterium):
TGCGCCAGATGGAAGGCTTGGAGCCTTTCAGGCTGATCTTGATCTGATATACGTTTTGAAAGCTCGTTTTCATTGAAGCCTCATTGTAATTTTGATTGTGTAACCAGTGTGGGAAAGCAAGAGAGAATGTCAAGCGCTGATATCGGGACGCGTAACGCGAGGGGTAGCTATGGACCGTCACCAAAAACTGCAAAAATGATCACCAAAACTGCAAATTTAACCCAAATAATGAAGTAGCCGCCCTACCCTATAATAAATATTATATTCGTGCTCGGGTACCCTCGCCCCTGGCTCTGGCTCAGTAGTAACAGCAAATCAACCCCCGAGCATCCCCAATCTTTTACAGGATGATACCGAGGCATGTTCGAATTACTCCTGAGCCAGAGTCAAGGACGGATCTGGTTGGAGCAAGGTTTGAAACAAAAACTTGACGGGAACCAATCTTGCAAACGGATTGGTATAAATCAATTTTGAGAACATGGGTGAAAGAATGAAAAAGATAATTTTCGTGGCGCTGGCGCTGTTTTTGGGGTGGGGGCTTTTCGCAAGTCAATATGTGGCAGCCATTCCCCTGGGACGGATAATGTCCAAAAGTCCCGGGCACAGCAGGTATGAGGCTTTGCGCCTTTTTTCGGAAAGCGAGGGAGAAATTCTCTATTACGACGCGGATTGGGCCATCACGCTGGTTCCCGCTCATAAAACCGAGTTCAGAACCCAAATGCTCACCGAGATTAAAGCCGGGAAAAAGCTTTATCTGGCGGGGAAAACTCCGATTTATGGGGCTCCGGAAGAACTGAACGACCTGAAAATATTACTGGAAATGGAAGCTGGGTATCTGTTGGAGACAGAATTGGACGAACTCAAGCTGCGTTCACGCGTTCCCCATCCCTTTTGCGAATTAAGGCTCCAGGGAATAGTTTTTGCCCCAGCCAGCGCGGCACCGCTTTGGACGGATGGTGAAGACCCAATAATCCGGCAGATGGTGGATTTGGTGAATGCCGCATCGGTGGAAAGCCTGATCCAGGGCTTGCAGGATCACCAAACGCGCTACGCACTGGCGGACAACCGTTTGCAGGTGTCAGAGTGGATTCAGCAGAAATTTTTGGACTTTGGTCTCATGGATGTGGTTTTGCAGCCCTTTGAGTGGCAAAACACCACGCAGTATAACGTTATAGCCACCCTGCCCGGCAGCATGTATCCGGATGAATATATCATCGTGGGCGGGCATCACGACTGCATAACCTATCACGATCCAATGGTTTTCGCGCCCGGAGCAGACGACAATGCCAGCGGCAGCGTTGCCACCCTGGAGATGGCAAGAGTGATGATGGAAGCCGGATATCAGCCCCATTGCAGCATCCGCTTTGTGACCTACGCCGCTGAAGAATTCGGGCTTTGGGGTTCCAAACACCATTCCGCACAAACCGAGGAAGCGCGGGAACAGGTGCGGCTGATGATGAATCACGATATGATTGCGAATCAAGATGATACCCAGCCCTGGGAGGTGCGTTTGATGCCTTACGACGGCAGTCTGGATCAGAGTTCCCATGCCGCCAGAATCACGGAACAATACTCCGATTTAAGCGCCTATTATGGCAGTCTGAACAGTCACAGCAGCGACAGTTTTTCCTATTGGCAGCATGGATTTAACGTGATTTACTTTTTTGAGAGCCAGTTTTCAC
Coding sequences:
- a CDS encoding M20/M25/M40 family metallo-hydrolase; the protein is MKKIIFVALALFLGWGLFASQYVAAIPLGRIMSKSPGHSRYEALRLFSESEGEILYYDADWAITLVPAHKTEFRTQMLTEIKAGKKLYLAGKTPIYGAPEELNDLKILLEMEAGYLLETELDELKLRSRVPHPFCELRLQGIVFAPASAAPLWTDGEDPIIRQMVDLVNAASVESLIQGLQDHQTRYALADNRLQVSEWIQQKFLDFGLMDVVLQPFEWQNTTQYNVIATLPGSMYPDEYIIVGGHHDCITYHDPMVFAPGADDNASGSVATLEMARVMMEAGYQPHCSIRFVTYAAEEFGLWGSKHHSAQTEEAREQVRLMMNHDMIANQDDTQPWEVRLMPYDGSLDQSSHAARITEQYSDLSAYYGSLNSHSSDSFSYWQHGFNVIYFFESQFSPVYHSDLDLVANLNPQYCAQVIKASVACAATFADMPTMPSGFTAYDRGDGASMLLMWESAETENIDHFRVYHSGEFEDWSEPTQTEQTSCIITGLEEGNLYRFAVSSVDIYG